GAGGGGGACTACTATAAGCATACACACCGGGTGGTTGCCGCCGCCCATGCCGTGGGCGTTACCTTCAACGAAATGTTTGCAGAGATCCTGGGCAAGCAGACCGGCACCTCCCATGGGCGGGGCGGCGTGAACCACATCGCCCGTCTGGACAAGGGCTGCATCGGCACCGCCGGCTCCCTGGGCGTAGACACCGAGGTGGCAATCGGCGCAGGGCTCTCTGCCAAGTACTTAGAAAACGGCCGTATCGTTTACTGCTACAACGGCGACGGCACCCACAGCCGCGGCAACGTCCACGAGGCCATGAACCTGGCCGCCATTTGGAAGCTGCCGGTTCTGTTCATCTGCGATGACAACCAGTACGCCATCTCCGCCAACCACGCCAACACGATCCCGGTTCCGAATCCCGCTGCGGACCGCGCCGCCGGCTATGGCATGCCCGCCAGGGTTGTCCAGGGCGACGATCCCCTGGCGATCTATGAGGCGGCCAAAGAGCTGACCGACGATATCCGCGCCGGAAAGGGACCCGCCGTCCTGGAGATCAAGTGTTACCGCTGGCGGGGCCACTTTGAGGGCGACCAGTGCGCCTACCGGGACAAGGCCGTGACGGAAGAGGAGGTCAAAAAGGACTGCCTGGCCAATCTGGAGAAGTATGTGCTGGACAACGGCGTTTTGACCCAGGAGGACATCGAGCTTATGCGCAAAGAGATTGCTCTAGAGCTGGAGCAGGCGGTGGAATTCGCGGAAAACAGCCCCGAACCGGACCCCGACCACATTTTTGACGGTCTGTACGCCTGATGTGGACATTCACAATCATATAACGGAGGAACTCTTCATGAAAGAAAGTTTTGCACAGGCCATCAGCGCTGCCATCAGCGAGGAGATGCGCCGTGATGATACGGTCCTGGTCTACGGCGAGGATGTTGCGGAGATGGGCGGTATCTTCTGCGCCACCAAGGGGATTCTGGAGGAGTTTGGCCCCAAGCGCTGCATCAGCACCCCCATTTCCGAGGGCGCCATTGTGGGCAGCGCCATCGGCGCGGCCATGACGGGCCTGCGGCCCTGCGTGGAGCTGATGTATTCGGACTTCCAGCTGGTGGCCTTCAACGAGCTGTTCCACTCCTGCGGAAAGTGGCGGTATCTGCATGGCGAGGATTACAAGCTGCCCCTGGTGGTGCGCTGCGCCGGCGGCTACTCCTTCGGCGCGGGCGCCGAGCACTCCAATATCTTTGAGTGCCTTTTCAACCACGCGCCCGGCCTGACCATCATCACCCCCTCCAACGTCTATGACGCCAAGGGCCTTTTGAAGGCCGCGATCCGCAGCGACAACCCGGTTTTGTTCTTTGAGCACAAGCAGCTCTATAAGACGAAGATGGAGATTCCCGACGAGGAGTATGTGCTGCCCATCGGCAAGGCCGACATCAAGCGGGAGGGCGGCGATGTGACGATCCTCGCCGTGGGCCTGATGGTTCAAAAGGCGCTGGAGGCCGCGCAGAAGCTGGCGGCGGAGGGCATCAGCTGTGAGGTCGTGGACCCCAGGACCCTGCTGCCCTTTGACAAGGAGACGGCCTATCAGTCCATTTCCAAGACCCACCGCTGCGTCATTGTGGAGGAGAGCAACCTCCGCGGGGGCCTTGGCGCGGAGTGGGCGGCCATGATTCAGGAGGAGCTTTTTGACGAGCTGGACGCCCCCATCAAGCGCGTTGCCTCTTTGGATGTGCCCCTGCCCTATAACCTGGGCCTGGAGGCCCGGGCGGTTCCGAATCCGGAGAAGATTGCGGCGGCTGTAAAGGCGCTCTTCTGAGTGATGATCAAAAAGTGAGGAGGCATATGCCAAAGGCTGTTTCGGCCGGAGGCAAAGAGATATGAGTATGGAAATTGTCATGCCAAAGACCGGCCTGACTAACACGGAGAACGCCCTGGACAAGTGGCAGGTCTCCGAGGGAGAGCAGGTAAAAAAGGGTCAGGTTCTGGCGGAAATTGAGAGCGAGAAAACCACCATGCCCTTTGAGAGCCCGGAGGACGGCATCATCCATCTGGTGGCCGGGGAGGGCGACACGGTGCCCGTGGGCGGCGTGATCGCGCACCTTGCCGCAGACCAGGCGGAGTATGAGAGCCTCTGTGCCGCCGCCGCGCCTGCCGTTCCTGCGGCTGCGGTGCAGGCGGAGAGCGTCCTGATGCCAAAGACCGGCCTGACCAACACGGAGAACACCCTGGATCAGTGGCAGGTCTCCGAGGGGGAGCAGGTGAAAAAGGGTCAGGTTCTGGCGGAGATTGAGAGCGAAAAAACCACCATGCCCTTTGAAAGCCCTGCGGACGGAAAAATCCATCTGGTGGCCGGAGAGGGCGACACAGTGCCCGTGGGCGGTGTGATCGCGTATCTGGCTGCGGACGAGGCCCAGTACCAGGCCGTCTGCACGGCCTCCGCTGCACCCCAGGCGGCCCCCCAGTCTCCCGCCGCACCCCAGGCGGCCCCGGCCCCCACGGTCCGGAAAGCCGCCGGAGGCAGGATCATCGCATCGCCTTTGGCCCGCAAAAAGGCGGAGAAGGCGGGGATTGACCTCTCTTTGATAACCGGCACCGGCCCGGGCGGACGGATTGTGGCAAGAGATGTGGACAGCTGCCAGCCTGCCGTGCAGAGCGCGGCCGGCGCCAAGTCCCGGGAGCCGGTCCGCATCCCTCTTACGCCGATCCGCAAGGCCATTGCCCGAAACATGTTCAACAGCCTGCACACCATGGCCCAGACCTCCGACTCCGTCGAGGTGGACGTCACGGAGCTGGCGGCCATGCGCCGGCGGCTGGTGGAAAACGAGAAGCTTCTGGGGACAAGGGTAACTTTGAACGATCTCCTCTCCTACGCGGCGGTGAAGATGCTCAAGACCCATCCCCTGGCCAACGCCAGCTATACCGACCAGGAGATCCTCACCTTCCCCTACGTGAATCTCAGTGTGGCGGTGGCCACGGATTACGGCCTGACCTCCCCCGTGGTGCGGGATGCCGACCAGATGTCTCTGGTGGAGCTCAGCCGCGCCCTGCGGGAGATTGTGGTCAAGGCCCGGGAGAAACGGCTTACCGCCGACGACCAGCGGGATGGCACCTTCACCCTGACCAACATGGGGGTCTTTCCGGTGGATAACTTCAACCCCATTCTGCCTGCGCCCCAGTCCTGCATCATGGGCTTTGGCCGGGCGGTTGAAAAGCCCGTGGTCTATCAGGGGCAGATCTGCGTGCGCACCATGATGTGCCTCTCCGTCACCTATGACCACCGGGTTTTTGACGGCGGCGAAATCGGCAGCATCTTAAAGACCATGAAAGAGTATCTGGAAACCCCCGAGCTCTTTTTGGCACAGTGAGGGCGTTTGATATGGCAGAGAACAGGTATGATCTGATTGTGATCGGCGGCGGACCCGGCGGCTATGTGGCGGCCATTCGGGCGGCCCAGCTGGGGATGACCACCGCCGTGATGGAAAAAGAGCATCTGGGCGGCACCTGCCTGAACGTGGGCTGCATCCCCACCAAGACGCTCTTTCAGAGCGCGGAGGTGGCCAACACCGTGCGGGAATCCGCCCGGTACGGCATCGGCTCCGCGCTGACCGGGGTGGATTTCCCGGCGGTGATGCGCCGGAAGGACGGCGTGGTGAAGCAGCTGGTAAACGGCGTTGGCTACCTGCTGAAAAAAAACAAGGTGGATTTCCTTCCGGGAGAGGCAAAGCTCCTCTCCGCCAGTGAGGTGAAGCTCGGCGGCAAGGTCTACAGGACCCGAAACATCCTGATTGCCACCGGATCTTCCAACGCGGCGCCGCCCATTCCCGGGCTCAAGGGCGAGCGGGTGATTGACAGCACCCAGCTACTGGCTCTGAAGACCCTGCCAAAGAGCATGGTGATTATCGGCGGCGGCGTGATCGGCTGCGAGTTTGCCAGCATTCTGGCGGCCTTTGGGTGCAAAATCACCGT
This genomic window from Pusillibacter faecalis contains:
- a CDS encoding thiamine pyrophosphate-dependent dehydrogenase E1 component subunit alpha; its protein translation is MKYSKELVTELYQELLSVRMAEEKLVEIYALGKVPGHIHSGVGEEAAYVAPLMTRREGDYYKHTHRVVAAAHAVGVTFNEMFAEILGKQTGTSHGRGGVNHIARLDKGCIGTAGSLGVDTEVAIGAGLSAKYLENGRIVYCYNGDGTHSRGNVHEAMNLAAIWKLPVLFICDDNQYAISANHANTIPVPNPAADRAAGYGMPARVVQGDDPLAIYEAAKELTDDIRAGKGPAVLEIKCYRWRGHFEGDQCAYRDKAVTEEEVKKDCLANLEKYVLDNGVLTQEDIELMRKEIALELEQAVEFAENSPEPDPDHIFDGLYA
- a CDS encoding alpha-ketoacid dehydrogenase subunit beta, whose amino-acid sequence is MKESFAQAISAAISEEMRRDDTVLVYGEDVAEMGGIFCATKGILEEFGPKRCISTPISEGAIVGSAIGAAMTGLRPCVELMYSDFQLVAFNELFHSCGKWRYLHGEDYKLPLVVRCAGGYSFGAGAEHSNIFECLFNHAPGLTIITPSNVYDAKGLLKAAIRSDNPVLFFEHKQLYKTKMEIPDEEYVLPIGKADIKREGGDVTILAVGLMVQKALEAAQKLAAEGISCEVVDPRTLLPFDKETAYQSISKTHRCVIVEESNLRGGLGAEWAAMIQEELFDELDAPIKRVASLDVPLPYNLGLEARAVPNPEKIAAAVKALF
- a CDS encoding 2-oxo acid dehydrogenase subunit E2; this encodes MSMEIVMPKTGLTNTENALDKWQVSEGEQVKKGQVLAEIESEKTTMPFESPEDGIIHLVAGEGDTVPVGGVIAHLAADQAEYESLCAAAAPAVPAAAVQAESVLMPKTGLTNTENTLDQWQVSEGEQVKKGQVLAEIESEKTTMPFESPADGKIHLVAGEGDTVPVGGVIAYLAADEAQYQAVCTASAAPQAAPQSPAAPQAAPAPTVRKAAGGRIIASPLARKKAEKAGIDLSLITGTGPGGRIVARDVDSCQPAVQSAAGAKSREPVRIPLTPIRKAIARNMFNSLHTMAQTSDSVEVDVTELAAMRRRLVENEKLLGTRVTLNDLLSYAAVKMLKTHPLANASYTDQEILTFPYVNLSVAVATDYGLTSPVVRDADQMSLVELSRALREIVVKAREKRLTADDQRDGTFTLTNMGVFPVDNFNPILPAPQSCIMGFGRAVEKPVVYQGQICVRTMMCLSVTYDHRVFDGGEIGSILKTMKEYLETPELFLAQ